From Catharus ustulatus isolate bCatUst1 chromosome 24, bCatUst1.pri.v2, whole genome shotgun sequence, the proteins below share one genomic window:
- the LOC117006948 gene encoding uncharacterized protein LOC117006948, which translates to MGEPAPAWQGRGTRPEPREMPITILRTRVSPLWHLALPQKGPVPRVRVSCCPTGLVAALWHQGRTRGARGAGWSPEGCRELCWPCPACPRRRGGWSCWEMGGGTGQPCQQQPWHWGFSWAGSQPPSPALPFRPGRKIQVRRSGFISCHQLGLGLGRAQHNTRSVPGAAQSLSQHLGATSQARGCQGSVVQVLGSLLLPLALGGLGCTGGLAAEPQSLSVPSQCPQSSWHCRWVTPLTHLGSAAPRAAVPSWGAPRPHSRAQRGFCAWLDKPCSSCAAQLQPQPSLLVQEGPSSHGAGTRSGRRHGAEQLWGVEQRRGVPRARNAPCARDGTRARDIPCARQAPGVGADPWLRAVSSDTSPILGRGECSLGSHP; encoded by the coding sequence ATGGGTgagccagcaccagcctggcagggccGTGGCACCCGGCCTGAGCCAAGGGAGATGCCGATAACCATCCTGAGGACAAGAGTGTCCCCTCTCTGGCACCTTGCTCTGCCACAGAAAGGGCCAGTgccccgtgtccgtgtgtcctgctgccccactggGCTCGTGGCAGCCCTGTGGCACCAGGGAAGGACCCGGGGTGCCAGAGGTGCTGGGTGGAGCCCAGAAgggtgcagggagctgtgctggccgtGTCCTGCATGTCCCCGTCGCagagggggctggagctgctgggaaatggggggtgggacaggacagccctgccagcagcagccctggcactggggattCTCCTGGGCTGGGTCACAGCcgccctctcctgctctgcccttcaggCCTGGCAGGAAAATCCAGGTGAGGCGTTCAGGTTTCATCAGCTGTcaccagctggggctggggctggggagggctcagCACAACACCAGgtcagtgccaggggctgcacagTCCCTGTCACAGCACCTGGGAGCCACATCCCaggccaggggctgccaggggagtgttgtgcaggttttggggtccctgctgctcccccttgCACTGGGAGGGTTGGGCTGCACTGGTGGCCTTGCTGCTGAGCCACAGTCactctctgtcccctcacagtgtccccagagcagctggcactgcaggtgggtGACTCCTCTGACCCACCTGGGCAGcgcagcacccagggctgccgTCCCCTCCTggggagcccccagaccccactcacgggcacagaggggattctgtgcctggctggaCAAACCCTGCTCCTCGTGTGCAGCTCaactccagccccagccatccCTGCTTGTGCAAGAGGGACCTTCCTCCCACGGGGCTGGGACACGGAGCGGCCGGAGACacggggcagagcagctctggggagttGAGCAGCGCAGGGGAGTTCCCAGAGCAAGGAATGCTCCTTGTGCAAGGGATGGCACCCGTGCAAGGGACATTCCGTGTGCCAGGCAGGCTCCTGGTGTCGGGGCCGATCCCTGGCTGAGGGCTGTGAGCTCAGACACATCTCCCATCCTGGGAAGGGGGGAATGCAGCCTTGGATCACATCCGTGA